Proteins from a genomic interval of Neodiprion lecontei isolate iyNeoLeco1 chromosome 2, iyNeoLeco1.1, whole genome shotgun sequence:
- the LOC124292743 gene encoding lipopolysaccharide-induced tumor necrosis factor-alpha factor homolog isoform X2 produces the protein MSASNQSSPQSATGNGPRNHHSPAIAYCSTCRRNVTTEVQISYSKIAHITCILCIVAGCFFGCCLLPYFSMCFVTAKHYCPDCNTHLASHNSILEALH, from the exons ATGTCTGCATCAAACCAATCCTCGCCTCAATCCGCAACTGGGAATGGGCCTC gtaaTCACCACAGTCCGGCTATAGCGTACTGCTCAACCTGTAGGAGGAACGTTACCACCGAAGTGCAAATATCTTACTCGAAGATTGCGCACATTACTTGTATCCTCTGCATTGTTGCTGG CTGTTTTTTCGGATGCTGTCTTCTTCCGTATTTCTCGATGTGTTTCGTCACCGCAAAACATTACTGCCCGGACTGCAATACCCATTTAGCATCTCACAACTCTATTCTGGAAGCTTTGCACTAG
- the LOC107216586 gene encoding uncharacterized protein LOC107216586 yields the protein MEVNPEPSASKNGSAITEDYNECRNAEATGSKFTSPTSRNLDTAQEVPESLEAIIKYPVNPLPGTFKQTMRGTQTPLTLIGVTMSKSNEEDQKPPSAVPEILEAEMPSGTIEGPESSTSAVKSVFSQFRVEAVTVKFSHEAATQATPPHPSLTSTKSSTLPINVMQIATSVSSSRSGPKSEVLTVTTDYGTRTPDARSLLLDVIEQDHPIRYINVEPSTSAIAVTSSSPVTTPGLPNFTMSPPSINSQRSLLNLQRRRPDNRWSWRNCFRRNIPQGEDVWS from the exons ATGGAGGTCAATCCGGAACCCAGCGCCTCTAAAAATGGCTCCGCGATCACCGAAGATTACAACGAATGCCGTAACGCCGAAGCAACAG GTTCAAAGTTCACGTCCCCGACAAGTCGCAACTTGGATACGGCGCAAGAAGTTCCTGAATCGTTAGAGGCGATAATCAAGTACCCGGTGAATCCTTTACCGGGAACTTTCAAGCAGACTATGCGCGGTACGCAAACACCATTGACGTTGATAGGGGTTACGATGTCCAAATCTAACGAGGAGGATCAAAAACCCCCGTCTGCAGTGCCGGAAATACTGGAGGCGGAAATGCCTTCCGGAACGATAGAAGGTCCCGAATCTTCCACAAGTGCTGTTAAATCTGTATTCTCGCAGTTTCGGGTCGAGGCG GTGACCGTGAAGTTCAGCCACGAGGCAGCCACGCAGGCGACGCCCCCACACCCCTCTTTGACATCGACCAAGTCCTCGACGCTCCCTATTAACGTGATGCAGATCGCTACCTCTGTCTCTTCCAGCCGCTCTGGACCAAAAAGTGAAGTATTGACTGTGACCACTGACTATGGCACTCGGACTCCGGATGCCAGAAGTCTGCTGCTGGACGTCATTGAGCAGGATCATCCCATTCGTTACATCAACGTTGAACCGA GTACTTCGGCAATTGCCGTGACAAGTTCGTCGCCTGTGACAACACCCGGTTTACCAAATTTCACAATGTCGCCACCTTCGATCAACAGCCAAAGAAGCTTGCTGAATTTACAACGAAGGCGTCCAGACAATCGATGGAGCTGGAGAAATTGCTTCAGACGAAACATCCCTCAGGGAGAAGATGTATGGAGCTGA
- the LOC107216583 gene encoding lipopolysaccharide-induced tumor necrosis factor-alpha factor homolog: MHHPDNASPYNPTTEPISQPGGGVAYTPAQPVNIQPGASVHVFTTTPNVGPDPCTVTCHVCGQKGITRTERGASGRTHLVALILCLVGCWCCAPFVYCANSCLATKHFCHKCNSFVGIYNQQLF; encoded by the exons ATGCATCACCCAGATAACGCCTCGCCTTACAATCCGACGACCGAGCCGATCTCTCAACCTGGTGGTGGTGTCGCCTACACGCCGGCACAACCGGTCAACATTCAACCAG GTGCGTCTGTACACGTCTTCACCACCACTCCAAACGTCGGTCCTGATCCTTGCACGGTTACATGTCACGTGTGCGGCCAGAAGGGTATCACCAGGACGGAGAGAGGAGCTAGTGGTAGGACGCACTTGGTGGCCCTTATCCTCTGCCTAGTTGG ATGCTGGTGTTGCGCGCCGTTTGTCTACTGCGCAAACAGTTGCCTGGCCACAAAACACTTTTGCCACAAGTGTAACTCTTTCGTTGGAATATACAACCAGCAGCTCTTTTAA
- the LOC124292743 gene encoding lipopolysaccharide-induced tumor necrosis factor-alpha factor homolog isoform X1 has product MHHLTYQTMFTRCHRNRLHTETWSRLTLRRLVAPGESEEHRHGGHTGNHHSPAIAYCSTCRRNVTTEVQISYSKIAHITCILCIVAGCFFGCCLLPYFSMCFVTAKHYCPDCNTHLASHNSILEALH; this is encoded by the exons ATGCACCACTTGACGTATCAAACTATGTTCACCCGTTGTCACCGGAATCGGTTACACACAGAAACTTGGTCACGATTGACGCTGCGGAGACTCGTGGCACCCGGCGAATCGGAGGAGCACCGTCATGGCGGTCACACAG gtaaTCACCACAGTCCGGCTATAGCGTACTGCTCAACCTGTAGGAGGAACGTTACCACCGAAGTGCAAATATCTTACTCGAAGATTGCGCACATTACTTGTATCCTCTGCATTGTTGCTGG CTGTTTTTTCGGATGCTGTCTTCTTCCGTATTTCTCGATGTGTTTCGTCACCGCAAAACATTACTGCCCGGACTGCAATACCCATTTAGCATCTCACAACTCTATTCTGGAAGCTTTGCACTAG
- the LOC107216581 gene encoding cysteine-rich and transmembrane domain-containing protein 1 — MYPGNNNYQYNPQYGNQPPPPQGYPMYGPPPPYGAPPITQQPPPGTTVYVVPAQEQQRSTGMSAESALCCGCCLGLCLGCGPCDLCCC; from the exons ATGTACCCCGGGAATAACAACTACCAGTACAACCCGCAGTACGGCAATCAGCCGCCTCCCCCGCAAGGCTACCCGATGTACGGACCTCCGCCGCCTTATGGTGCCCCGCCAATTACGCAGCAGCCACCCCCAG GTACGACGGTCTACGTCGTTCCCGCCCAGGAACAGCAACGGTCAACGGGAATGAGTGCGGAGTCGGCTCTTTGCTGCGGGTGCTGTTTAGG ACTCTGTCTCGGGTGCGGACCTTGCGACCTCTGTTGCTGCTAG